In a genomic window of Branchiostoma floridae strain S238N-H82 chromosome 19, Bfl_VNyyK, whole genome shotgun sequence:
- the LOC118407236 gene encoding non-neuronal cytoplasmic intermediate filament protein-like isoform X5, producing the protein MSFQTKTTTRTFKSGGSSFSSGGGGGFSSGGGGASFSYSSGGGGGRASFGGGSRFGGGGGGGGGRVSMSRSSVTRSGAGGGRMGMGGGGGGGGGRSYGFSSMTAEQASQALVALGQVRVERTGDKDELVGLNDRFASFIEKVRFLENQNRKLEMKLKMVQQKGSGPDLGAMWEAELRQIRQLIEVVNTERGSLEAERDGLSGEVKELKTRYEDEVGTREGLEEEIKKIRADFDEASLTRVDLEARLDSIKSEIEFLKEVYAAEIEALNSQILDSTMIELEPTAGPDVDLDSCLAEVKAQYEQLTRMSRAEAESWYATKFDDLQRSSGKNTNDLADARAELSKYQNQIARLQSEIESMKNRNRQLEGQLKNVEESGATKLAEKQAEIEALEAELQRLRGEINKQMKEYAELQNVKMALDVEIAAYRKLLEGEESRLHSFDFASISSSSFSAGGGGMSQTKSISGGGGGDMSHAGSEVTLTIESQDIMGILAGKSFYLIYRKDDLVLQAAGGKGSEINVAKRSYPEKKEQLWSFSRDRIINEANNLALEVKGDKVVVADQAGKGNKNQEWDIKGDGFIGSKSGNKVLDVKSKSKVVLNNRHDDAVWDLEIHGLASAETLRSSSSTVTTSYSYSSKSTSY; encoded by the exons ATGAGTTTCCAGACCAAGACCACCACGAGAACCTTCAAGAGCGGCGGCTCGAGCTTCAGCTCCGGGGGCGGCGGCGGCTTCAGCTCCGGCGGCGGCGGCGCTAGCTTCAGCTACAGCAGCGGCGGGGGTGGTGGCCGTGCCAGCTTCGGAGGTGGCAGCCGATTCGGCGGcggtggcggcggcggcggtggcCGCGTCTCCATGTCCCGTAGCTCGGTCACCAGGTCTGGTGCCGGGGGAGGCCGTATGGGTATGGGAGGCGGCGGTGGTGGTGGCGGCGGCCGTAGCTACGGTTTCAGCTCCATGACGGCCGAGCAGGCGAGCCAGGCCCTGGTCGCCCTGGGACAGGTCCGAGTCGAGCGTACCGGCGACAAGGACGAGCTGGTCGGGCTCAACGACCGCTTCGCTTCCTTCATCGAGAAGGTGCGCTTCCTGGAGAACCAGAACCGCAAGCTGGAGATGAAGCTGAAGATGGTCCAACAGAAGGGGTCCGGGCCCGACCTGGGGGCGATGTGGGAAGCCGAGCTCAGGCAGATCCGCCAGCTCATCGAGGTCGTCAACACGGAGAGAGGCTCGCTGGAAGCCGAGAGGGACGGTCTGTCCGGCGAAGTCAAGGAACTCAAAACAAG GTACGAGGATGAGGTTGGAACTCGCGAGGGCCTGGAAGAGGAAATCAAGAAGATCAGAGCG GACTTTGATGAGGCCTCGTTGACCCGCGTTGACCTGGAAGCTCGTCTGGACAGCATCAAGTCAGAGATCGAGTTCTTGAAGGAAGTGTACGCTGCT GAAATCGAGGCTCTGAACTCCCAGATTCTGGACTCCACCATGATCGAGCTGGAGCCGACAGCTGGCCCGGATGTTGACCTTGACTCCTGCCTGGCAGAGGTCAAGGCTCAATACGAGCAGCTCACCCGCATGAGCAGGGCAGAAGCAGAGAGCTGGTATGCGACCAAG TTTGATGACTTGCAGAGGAGCTCTGGAAAGAACACCAACGACCTTGCAGACGCTCGTGCTGAACTGTCCAAGTACCAGAACCAGATCGCCAGGCTACAATCTGAGATCGAGTCCATGAAGAACAGG AATCGCCAACTGGAAGGCCAGCTGAAGAATGTTGAAGAGAGCGGGGCGACCAAGCTTGCCGAGAAGCAGGCTGAGATCGAGGCGCTGGAGGCGGAGCTACAGCGCCTGCGCGGAGAGATCAATAAGCAGATGAAGGAGTACGCAGAACTGCAAAACGTCAAGATGGCGCTGGACGTGGAGATCGCCGCCTACAGGAAGCTGCTGGAGGGCGAGGAGAGCAG GCTGCACTCTTTCGACTTCGCAAGCATCAGCTCGAGTTCCTTCAGTGCCGGCGGTGGCGGCATGTCGCAGACTAAGAGCATCTCCGGCGGTGGTGGAG GAGACATGAGCCATGCTGGCAGTGAAGTCACACTGACCATCGAGAGCCAGGACATCATGGGCATCCTGGCGGGCAAGAGCTTCTATCTCATCTACCGTAAGGATGACCTGGTCCTGCAGGCAGCCGGCGGTAAGGGCTCCGAGATCAACGTGGCCAAGAGGTCCTACCCCGAGAA GAAGGAGCAGCTGTGGTCCTTCAGCCGCGACAGGATCATCAACGAGGCCAACAACCTGGCCCTGGAGGTGAAGGGAGACAAGGTCGTCGTTGCCGACCAGGCAGGAAAGGGAAACAAGAACCAGGAGTGGGAC ATCAAGGGCGATGGATTCATCGGCTCCAAGTCAGGCAACAAGGTTCTGGACGTGAAGTCGAAATCTAAGGTGGTGCTCAACAACAGGCACGACGATGCT GTGTGGGATCTGGAGATTCACGGTCTTGCCTCCGCCGAGACCCTTCGGT CATCCTCCAGCACTGTTACCACTTCGTACAGCTACAGCAGCAAGTCCACCTCTTACTAG
- the LOC118407236 gene encoding non-neuronal cytoplasmic intermediate filament protein-like isoform X3, with the protein MSFQTKTTTRTFKSGGSSFSSGGGGGFSSGGGGASFSYSSGGGGGRASFGGGSRFGGGGGGGGGRVSMSRSSVTRSGAGGGRMGMGGGGGGGGGRSYGFSSMTAEQASQALVALGQVRVERTGDKDELVGLNDRFASFIEKVRFLENQNRKLEMKLKMVQQKGSGPDLGAMWEAELRQIRQLIEVVNTERGSLEAERDGLSGEVKELKTRYEDEVGTREGLEEEIKKIRADFDEASLTRVDLEARLDSIKSEIEFLKEVYAAEIEALNSQILDSTMIELEPTAGPDVDLDSCLAEVKAQYEQLTRMSRAEAESWYATKFDDLQRSSGKNTNDLADARAELSKYQNQIARLQSEIESMKNRNRQLEGQLKNVEESGATKLAEKQAEIEALEAELQRLRGEINKQMKEYAELQNVKMALDVEIAAYRKLLEGEESRLHSFDFASISSSSFSAGGGGMSQTKSISGGGGGGGAGGAGGAGGAYGAGDMSHAGSEVTLTIESQDIMGILAGKSFYLIYRKDDLVLQAAGGKGSEINVAKRSYPEKKEQLWSFSRDRIINEANNLALEVKGDKVVVADQAGKGNKNQEWDIKGDGFIGSKSGNKVLDVKSKSKVVLNNRHDDAVWDLEIHGLASAETLRSSSSTVTTSYSYSSKSTSY; encoded by the exons ATGAGTTTCCAGACCAAGACCACCACGAGAACCTTCAAGAGCGGCGGCTCGAGCTTCAGCTCCGGGGGCGGCGGCGGCTTCAGCTCCGGCGGCGGCGGCGCTAGCTTCAGCTACAGCAGCGGCGGGGGTGGTGGCCGTGCCAGCTTCGGAGGTGGCAGCCGATTCGGCGGcggtggcggcggcggcggtggcCGCGTCTCCATGTCCCGTAGCTCGGTCACCAGGTCTGGTGCCGGGGGAGGCCGTATGGGTATGGGAGGCGGCGGTGGTGGTGGCGGCGGCCGTAGCTACGGTTTCAGCTCCATGACGGCCGAGCAGGCGAGCCAGGCCCTGGTCGCCCTGGGACAGGTCCGAGTCGAGCGTACCGGCGACAAGGACGAGCTGGTCGGGCTCAACGACCGCTTCGCTTCCTTCATCGAGAAGGTGCGCTTCCTGGAGAACCAGAACCGCAAGCTGGAGATGAAGCTGAAGATGGTCCAACAGAAGGGGTCCGGGCCCGACCTGGGGGCGATGTGGGAAGCCGAGCTCAGGCAGATCCGCCAGCTCATCGAGGTCGTCAACACGGAGAGAGGCTCGCTGGAAGCCGAGAGGGACGGTCTGTCCGGCGAAGTCAAGGAACTCAAAACAAG GTACGAGGATGAGGTTGGAACTCGCGAGGGCCTGGAAGAGGAAATCAAGAAGATCAGAGCG GACTTTGATGAGGCCTCGTTGACCCGCGTTGACCTGGAAGCTCGTCTGGACAGCATCAAGTCAGAGATCGAGTTCTTGAAGGAAGTGTACGCTGCT GAAATCGAGGCTCTGAACTCCCAGATTCTGGACTCCACCATGATCGAGCTGGAGCCGACAGCTGGCCCGGATGTTGACCTTGACTCCTGCCTGGCAGAGGTCAAGGCTCAATACGAGCAGCTCACCCGCATGAGCAGGGCAGAAGCAGAGAGCTGGTATGCGACCAAG TTTGATGACTTGCAGAGGAGCTCTGGAAAGAACACCAACGACCTTGCAGACGCTCGTGCTGAACTGTCCAAGTACCAGAACCAGATCGCCAGGCTACAATCTGAGATCGAGTCCATGAAGAACAGG AATCGCCAACTGGAAGGCCAGCTGAAGAATGTTGAAGAGAGCGGGGCGACCAAGCTTGCCGAGAAGCAGGCTGAGATCGAGGCGCTGGAGGCGGAGCTACAGCGCCTGCGCGGAGAGATCAATAAGCAGATGAAGGAGTACGCAGAACTGCAAAACGTCAAGATGGCGCTGGACGTGGAGATCGCCGCCTACAGGAAGCTGCTGGAGGGCGAGGAGAGCAG GCTGCACTCTTTCGACTTCGCAAGCATCAGCTCGAGTTCCTTCAGTGCCGGCGGTGGCGGCATGTCGCAGACTAAGAGCATCTCCGGCGGTGGTGGAG gcgGCGGTGCCGGTGGTGCCGGTGGCGCCGGTGGGGCCTACGGAGCCG GAGACATGAGCCATGCTGGCAGTGAAGTCACACTGACCATCGAGAGCCAGGACATCATGGGCATCCTGGCGGGCAAGAGCTTCTATCTCATCTACCGTAAGGATGACCTGGTCCTGCAGGCAGCCGGCGGTAAGGGCTCCGAGATCAACGTGGCCAAGAGGTCCTACCCCGAGAA GAAGGAGCAGCTGTGGTCCTTCAGCCGCGACAGGATCATCAACGAGGCCAACAACCTGGCCCTGGAGGTGAAGGGAGACAAGGTCGTCGTTGCCGACCAGGCAGGAAAGGGAAACAAGAACCAGGAGTGGGAC ATCAAGGGCGATGGATTCATCGGCTCCAAGTCAGGCAACAAGGTTCTGGACGTGAAGTCGAAATCTAAGGTGGTGCTCAACAACAGGCACGACGATGCT GTGTGGGATCTGGAGATTCACGGTCTTGCCTCCGCCGAGACCCTTCGGT CATCCTCCAGCACTGTTACCACTTCGTACAGCTACAGCAGCAAGTCCACCTCTTACTAG
- the LOC118407236 gene encoding non-neuronal cytoplasmic intermediate filament protein-like isoform X7 — MSFQTKTTTRTFKSGGSSFSSGGGGGFSSGGGGASFSYSSGGGGGRASFGGGSRFGGGGGGGGGRVSMSRSSVTRSGAGGGRMGMGGGGGGGGGRSYGFSSMTAEQASQALVALGQVRVERTGDKDELVGLNDRFASFIEKVRFLENQNRKLEMKLKMVQQKGSGPDLGAMWEAELRQIRQLIEVVNTERGSLEAERDGLSGEVKELKTRYEDEVGTREGLEEEIKKIRADFDEASLTRVDLEARLDSIKSEIEFLKEVYAAEIEALNSQILDSTMIELEPTAGPDVDLDSCLAEVKAQYEQLTRMSRAEAESWYATKFDDLQRSSGKNTNDLADARAELSKYQNQIARLQSEIESMKNRNRQLEGQLKNVEESGATKLAEKQAEIEALEAELQRLRGEINKQMKEYAELQNVKMALDVEIAAYRKLLEGEESRLHSFDFASISSSSFSAGGGGMSQTKSISGGGGGGGAGGAGGAGGAYGAGDMSHAGSEVTLTIESQDIMGILAGKSFYLIYRKDDLVLQAAGGKGSEINVAKRSYPEKKEQLWSFSRDRIINEANNLALEVKGDKVVVADQAGKGNKNQEWDIKGDGFIGSKSGNKVLDVKSKSKVVLNNRHDDAVWDLEIHGLASAETLRSM, encoded by the exons ATGAGTTTCCAGACCAAGACCACCACGAGAACCTTCAAGAGCGGCGGCTCGAGCTTCAGCTCCGGGGGCGGCGGCGGCTTCAGCTCCGGCGGCGGCGGCGCTAGCTTCAGCTACAGCAGCGGCGGGGGTGGTGGCCGTGCCAGCTTCGGAGGTGGCAGCCGATTCGGCGGcggtggcggcggcggcggtggcCGCGTCTCCATGTCCCGTAGCTCGGTCACCAGGTCTGGTGCCGGGGGAGGCCGTATGGGTATGGGAGGCGGCGGTGGTGGTGGCGGCGGCCGTAGCTACGGTTTCAGCTCCATGACGGCCGAGCAGGCGAGCCAGGCCCTGGTCGCCCTGGGACAGGTCCGAGTCGAGCGTACCGGCGACAAGGACGAGCTGGTCGGGCTCAACGACCGCTTCGCTTCCTTCATCGAGAAGGTGCGCTTCCTGGAGAACCAGAACCGCAAGCTGGAGATGAAGCTGAAGATGGTCCAACAGAAGGGGTCCGGGCCCGACCTGGGGGCGATGTGGGAAGCCGAGCTCAGGCAGATCCGCCAGCTCATCGAGGTCGTCAACACGGAGAGAGGCTCGCTGGAAGCCGAGAGGGACGGTCTGTCCGGCGAAGTCAAGGAACTCAAAACAAG GTACGAGGATGAGGTTGGAACTCGCGAGGGCCTGGAAGAGGAAATCAAGAAGATCAGAGCG GACTTTGATGAGGCCTCGTTGACCCGCGTTGACCTGGAAGCTCGTCTGGACAGCATCAAGTCAGAGATCGAGTTCTTGAAGGAAGTGTACGCTGCT GAAATCGAGGCTCTGAACTCCCAGATTCTGGACTCCACCATGATCGAGCTGGAGCCGACAGCTGGCCCGGATGTTGACCTTGACTCCTGCCTGGCAGAGGTCAAGGCTCAATACGAGCAGCTCACCCGCATGAGCAGGGCAGAAGCAGAGAGCTGGTATGCGACCAAG TTTGATGACTTGCAGAGGAGCTCTGGAAAGAACACCAACGACCTTGCAGACGCTCGTGCTGAACTGTCCAAGTACCAGAACCAGATCGCCAGGCTACAATCTGAGATCGAGTCCATGAAGAACAGG AATCGCCAACTGGAAGGCCAGCTGAAGAATGTTGAAGAGAGCGGGGCGACCAAGCTTGCCGAGAAGCAGGCTGAGATCGAGGCGCTGGAGGCGGAGCTACAGCGCCTGCGCGGAGAGATCAATAAGCAGATGAAGGAGTACGCAGAACTGCAAAACGTCAAGATGGCGCTGGACGTGGAGATCGCCGCCTACAGGAAGCTGCTGGAGGGCGAGGAGAGCAG GCTGCACTCTTTCGACTTCGCAAGCATCAGCTCGAGTTCCTTCAGTGCCGGCGGTGGCGGCATGTCGCAGACTAAGAGCATCTCCGGCGGTGGTGGAG gcgGCGGTGCCGGTGGTGCCGGTGGCGCCGGTGGGGCCTACGGAGCCG GAGACATGAGCCATGCTGGCAGTGAAGTCACACTGACCATCGAGAGCCAGGACATCATGGGCATCCTGGCGGGCAAGAGCTTCTATCTCATCTACCGTAAGGATGACCTGGTCCTGCAGGCAGCCGGCGGTAAGGGCTCCGAGATCAACGTGGCCAAGAGGTCCTACCCCGAGAA GAAGGAGCAGCTGTGGTCCTTCAGCCGCGACAGGATCATCAACGAGGCCAACAACCTGGCCCTGGAGGTGAAGGGAGACAAGGTCGTCGTTGCCGACCAGGCAGGAAAGGGAAACAAGAACCAGGAGTGGGAC ATCAAGGGCGATGGATTCATCGGCTCCAAGTCAGGCAACAAGGTTCTGGACGTGAAGTCGAAATCTAAGGTGGTGCTCAACAACAGGCACGACGATGCT GTGTGGGATCTGGAGATTCACGGTCTTGCCTCCGCCGAGACCCTTCGGT CAATGTAA
- the LOC118407236 gene encoding keratin, type II cytoskeletal 1-like isoform X2, protein MSFQTKTTTRTFKSGGSSFSSGGGGGFSSGGGGASFSYSSGGGGGRASFGGGSRFGGGGGGGGGRVSMSRSSVTRSGAGGGRMGMGGGGGGGGGRSYGFSSMTAEQASQALVALGQVRVERTGDKDELVGLNDRFASFIEKVRFLENQNRKLEMKLKMVQQKGSGPDLGAMWEAELRQIRQLIEVVNTERGSLEAERDGLSGEVKELKTRYEDEVGTREGLEEEIKKIRADFDEASLTRVDLEARLDSIKSEIEFLKEVYAAEIEALNSQILDSTMIELEPTAGPDVDLDSCLAEVKAQYEQLTRMSRAEAESWYATKFDDLQRSSGKNTNDLADARAELSKYQNQIARLQSEIESMKNRNRQLEGQLKNVEESGATKLAEKQAEIEALEAELQRLRGEINKQMKEYAELQNVKMALDVEIAAYRKLLEGEESRLHSFDFASISSSSFSAGGGGMSQTKSISGGGGGGSSSFGAGGGAGSYGAGGGAGGAGGAGGAYGAGDMSHAGSEVTLTIESQDIMGILAGKSFYLIYRKDDLVLQAAGGKGSEINVAKRSYPEKKEQLWSFSRDRIINEANNLALEVKGDKVVVADQAGKGNKNQEWDIKGDGFIGSKSGNKVLDVKSKSKVVLNNRHDDAVWDLEIHGLASAETLRSM, encoded by the exons ATGAGTTTCCAGACCAAGACCACCACGAGAACCTTCAAGAGCGGCGGCTCGAGCTTCAGCTCCGGGGGCGGCGGCGGCTTCAGCTCCGGCGGCGGCGGCGCTAGCTTCAGCTACAGCAGCGGCGGGGGTGGTGGCCGTGCCAGCTTCGGAGGTGGCAGCCGATTCGGCGGcggtggcggcggcggcggtggcCGCGTCTCCATGTCCCGTAGCTCGGTCACCAGGTCTGGTGCCGGGGGAGGCCGTATGGGTATGGGAGGCGGCGGTGGTGGTGGCGGCGGCCGTAGCTACGGTTTCAGCTCCATGACGGCCGAGCAGGCGAGCCAGGCCCTGGTCGCCCTGGGACAGGTCCGAGTCGAGCGTACCGGCGACAAGGACGAGCTGGTCGGGCTCAACGACCGCTTCGCTTCCTTCATCGAGAAGGTGCGCTTCCTGGAGAACCAGAACCGCAAGCTGGAGATGAAGCTGAAGATGGTCCAACAGAAGGGGTCCGGGCCCGACCTGGGGGCGATGTGGGAAGCCGAGCTCAGGCAGATCCGCCAGCTCATCGAGGTCGTCAACACGGAGAGAGGCTCGCTGGAAGCCGAGAGGGACGGTCTGTCCGGCGAAGTCAAGGAACTCAAAACAAG GTACGAGGATGAGGTTGGAACTCGCGAGGGCCTGGAAGAGGAAATCAAGAAGATCAGAGCG GACTTTGATGAGGCCTCGTTGACCCGCGTTGACCTGGAAGCTCGTCTGGACAGCATCAAGTCAGAGATCGAGTTCTTGAAGGAAGTGTACGCTGCT GAAATCGAGGCTCTGAACTCCCAGATTCTGGACTCCACCATGATCGAGCTGGAGCCGACAGCTGGCCCGGATGTTGACCTTGACTCCTGCCTGGCAGAGGTCAAGGCTCAATACGAGCAGCTCACCCGCATGAGCAGGGCAGAAGCAGAGAGCTGGTATGCGACCAAG TTTGATGACTTGCAGAGGAGCTCTGGAAAGAACACCAACGACCTTGCAGACGCTCGTGCTGAACTGTCCAAGTACCAGAACCAGATCGCCAGGCTACAATCTGAGATCGAGTCCATGAAGAACAGG AATCGCCAACTGGAAGGCCAGCTGAAGAATGTTGAAGAGAGCGGGGCGACCAAGCTTGCCGAGAAGCAGGCTGAGATCGAGGCGCTGGAGGCGGAGCTACAGCGCCTGCGCGGAGAGATCAATAAGCAGATGAAGGAGTACGCAGAACTGCAAAACGTCAAGATGGCGCTGGACGTGGAGATCGCCGCCTACAGGAAGCTGCTGGAGGGCGAGGAGAGCAG GCTGCACTCTTTCGACTTCGCAAGCATCAGCTCGAGTTCCTTCAGTGCCGGCGGTGGCGGCATGTCGCAGACTAAGAGCATCTCCGGCGGTGGTGGAG GTGGTTCCTCAAGCTTCGGTGCCGGAGGTGGTGCCGGTAGCTATGGGGCCG gcgGCGGTGCCGGTGGTGCCGGTGGCGCCGGTGGGGCCTACGGAGCCG GAGACATGAGCCATGCTGGCAGTGAAGTCACACTGACCATCGAGAGCCAGGACATCATGGGCATCCTGGCGGGCAAGAGCTTCTATCTCATCTACCGTAAGGATGACCTGGTCCTGCAGGCAGCCGGCGGTAAGGGCTCCGAGATCAACGTGGCCAAGAGGTCCTACCCCGAGAA GAAGGAGCAGCTGTGGTCCTTCAGCCGCGACAGGATCATCAACGAGGCCAACAACCTGGCCCTGGAGGTGAAGGGAGACAAGGTCGTCGTTGCCGACCAGGCAGGAAAGGGAAACAAGAACCAGGAGTGGGAC ATCAAGGGCGATGGATTCATCGGCTCCAAGTCAGGCAACAAGGTTCTGGACGTGAAGTCGAAATCTAAGGTGGTGCTCAACAACAGGCACGACGATGCT GTGTGGGATCTGGAGATTCACGGTCTTGCCTCCGCCGAGACCCTTCGGT CAATGTAA
- the LOC118407236 gene encoding non-neuronal cytoplasmic intermediate filament protein-like isoform X8, which produces MSFQTKTTTRTFKSGGSSFSSGGGGGFSSGGGGASFSYSSGGGGGRASFGGGSRFGGGGGGGGGRVSMSRSSVTRSGAGGGRMGMGGGGGGGGGRSYGFSSMTAEQASQALVALGQVRVERTGDKDELVGLNDRFASFIEKVRFLENQNRKLEMKLKMVQQKGSGPDLGAMWEAELRQIRQLIEVVNTERGSLEAERDGLSGEVKELKTRYEDEVGTREGLEEEIKKIRADFDEASLTRVDLEARLDSIKSEIEFLKEVYAAEIEALNSQILDSTMIELEPTAGPDVDLDSCLAEVKAQYEQLTRMSRAEAESWYATKFDDLQRSSGKNTNDLADARAELSKYQNQIARLQSEIESMKNRNRQLEGQLKNVEESGATKLAEKQAEIEALEAELQRLRGEINKQMKEYAELQNVKMALDVEIAAYRKLLEGEESRLHSFDFASISSSSFSAGGGGMSQTKSISGGGGGDMSHAGSEVTLTIESQDIMGILAGKSFYLIYRKDDLVLQAAGGKGSEINVAKRSYPEKKEQLWSFSRDRIINEANNLALEVKGDKVVVADQAGKGNKNQEWDIKGDGFIGSKSGNKVLDVKSKSKVVLNNRHDDAVWDLEIHGLASAETLRSM; this is translated from the exons ATGAGTTTCCAGACCAAGACCACCACGAGAACCTTCAAGAGCGGCGGCTCGAGCTTCAGCTCCGGGGGCGGCGGCGGCTTCAGCTCCGGCGGCGGCGGCGCTAGCTTCAGCTACAGCAGCGGCGGGGGTGGTGGCCGTGCCAGCTTCGGAGGTGGCAGCCGATTCGGCGGcggtggcggcggcggcggtggcCGCGTCTCCATGTCCCGTAGCTCGGTCACCAGGTCTGGTGCCGGGGGAGGCCGTATGGGTATGGGAGGCGGCGGTGGTGGTGGCGGCGGCCGTAGCTACGGTTTCAGCTCCATGACGGCCGAGCAGGCGAGCCAGGCCCTGGTCGCCCTGGGACAGGTCCGAGTCGAGCGTACCGGCGACAAGGACGAGCTGGTCGGGCTCAACGACCGCTTCGCTTCCTTCATCGAGAAGGTGCGCTTCCTGGAGAACCAGAACCGCAAGCTGGAGATGAAGCTGAAGATGGTCCAACAGAAGGGGTCCGGGCCCGACCTGGGGGCGATGTGGGAAGCCGAGCTCAGGCAGATCCGCCAGCTCATCGAGGTCGTCAACACGGAGAGAGGCTCGCTGGAAGCCGAGAGGGACGGTCTGTCCGGCGAAGTCAAGGAACTCAAAACAAG GTACGAGGATGAGGTTGGAACTCGCGAGGGCCTGGAAGAGGAAATCAAGAAGATCAGAGCG GACTTTGATGAGGCCTCGTTGACCCGCGTTGACCTGGAAGCTCGTCTGGACAGCATCAAGTCAGAGATCGAGTTCTTGAAGGAAGTGTACGCTGCT GAAATCGAGGCTCTGAACTCCCAGATTCTGGACTCCACCATGATCGAGCTGGAGCCGACAGCTGGCCCGGATGTTGACCTTGACTCCTGCCTGGCAGAGGTCAAGGCTCAATACGAGCAGCTCACCCGCATGAGCAGGGCAGAAGCAGAGAGCTGGTATGCGACCAAG TTTGATGACTTGCAGAGGAGCTCTGGAAAGAACACCAACGACCTTGCAGACGCTCGTGCTGAACTGTCCAAGTACCAGAACCAGATCGCCAGGCTACAATCTGAGATCGAGTCCATGAAGAACAGG AATCGCCAACTGGAAGGCCAGCTGAAGAATGTTGAAGAGAGCGGGGCGACCAAGCTTGCCGAGAAGCAGGCTGAGATCGAGGCGCTGGAGGCGGAGCTACAGCGCCTGCGCGGAGAGATCAATAAGCAGATGAAGGAGTACGCAGAACTGCAAAACGTCAAGATGGCGCTGGACGTGGAGATCGCCGCCTACAGGAAGCTGCTGGAGGGCGAGGAGAGCAG GCTGCACTCTTTCGACTTCGCAAGCATCAGCTCGAGTTCCTTCAGTGCCGGCGGTGGCGGCATGTCGCAGACTAAGAGCATCTCCGGCGGTGGTGGAG GAGACATGAGCCATGCTGGCAGTGAAGTCACACTGACCATCGAGAGCCAGGACATCATGGGCATCCTGGCGGGCAAGAGCTTCTATCTCATCTACCGTAAGGATGACCTGGTCCTGCAGGCAGCCGGCGGTAAGGGCTCCGAGATCAACGTGGCCAAGAGGTCCTACCCCGAGAA GAAGGAGCAGCTGTGGTCCTTCAGCCGCGACAGGATCATCAACGAGGCCAACAACCTGGCCCTGGAGGTGAAGGGAGACAAGGTCGTCGTTGCCGACCAGGCAGGAAAGGGAAACAAGAACCAGGAGTGGGAC ATCAAGGGCGATGGATTCATCGGCTCCAAGTCAGGCAACAAGGTTCTGGACGTGAAGTCGAAATCTAAGGTGGTGCTCAACAACAGGCACGACGATGCT GTGTGGGATCTGGAGATTCACGGTCTTGCCTCCGCCGAGACCCTTCGGT CAATGTAA